From the genome of Tachysurus fulvidraco isolate hzauxx_2018 chromosome 20, HZAU_PFXX_2.0, whole genome shotgun sequence, one region includes:
- the vamp2 gene encoding vesicle-associated membrane protein 2, whose translation MSAPAPAGGPAPDGGNQPPPNMTSNRRLQQTQAQVDEVVDIMRVNVDKVLERDQKLSELDDRADALQAGASQFETSAAKLKNKYWWKNAKMMIILGVICVIVLIVIIVYFST comes from the exons AT GTCTGCTCCAGCCCCCGCCGGCGGCCCTGCACCTGATGGAGGGAATCAGCCTCCTCCTAACATGACCAGCAACCGCCGCCTACAGCAGACACAGGCTCAGGTGGAcgag GTGGTGGACATCATGCGCGTGAACGTGGATAAAGTTCTGGAGAGGGACCAGAAGCTCTCGGAGCTGGACGACCGAGCCGACGCGCTGCAGGCTGGAGCCTCTCAGTTCGAGACCAGTGCTGCCAAACTGAAGAATAAATACTGGTGGAAGAACGCCAAG aTGATGATAATCCTGGGGGTGATATGTGTGATCGTTCTCATCGTCATCATCG tctattTCAGCACCTAA
- the and3 gene encoding LOW QUALITY PROTEIN: actinodin3 (The sequence of the model RefSeq protein was modified relative to this genomic sequence to represent the inferred CDS: inserted 1 base in 1 codon) yields the protein MFFSSISSAGDTKLADLTNESGGSVSIDSPQTHNFLARSRRSAGVKWYQKDPDFLSYYIYYSSIGQVEGLYEIDKIRMSYQQMRQLEQTYGVNAYNYQNIPGLWIPEATSPPRTTKPPPPPSTLPPMLSISQSEVXYLCNPKDPLCKPRLLYVPCGAIVVPCDPRYHPSCKLRTSTEGPAEAAEPRTTATPLPMPKPPSIIIKGMEYNCDPYWDPDCLIENPPEPVKV from the exons ATGTTCTTCTCGTCGAT CTCTTCTGCAGGCGACACAAAGCTGGCTGATTTAACTAATG AATCAGGTGGGTCTGTAAGTATCGACTCGCCTCAGACGCATAACTTCCTGGCACGTTCTCGCCGTTCAGCTGGTGTGAAATGGTACCAAAAGGATCCAGACTTTCTGTCATACTACATATACTACAGCAGCATTGGACAAGTTGAGGGT CTTTATGAGATCGACAAGATCCGGATGTCCTACCAGCAGATGCGTCAATTGGAGCAGACCTATGGCGTAAACGCTTACAACTACCAGAACATTCCAGGCCTTTGGATTCCCGAAGCCACTTCTCCACCTCGCACCACCAAacctccaccaccaccctcCACCCTTCCACCAATGCTGTCTATTTCTCAGTCTGAAG TATACCTGTGCAATCCCAAGGACCCGCTCTGTAAGCCCAGACTGTTGTATGTACCCTGCGGAGCCATCGTCGTTCCCTGTGATCCACGCTACCACCCCAGCTGTAAGTTAAGAACCTCTACTGAGGGCCCTGCTGAGGCAGCTGAGCCTCGTACCACTGCCACCCCTCTGCCCATGCCAAAACCTCCCAGCATAATCATCAAAGGGATGGAGTACAACTGTGACCCTTACTGGGACCCTGACTGCTTGATCGAAAACCCCCCGGAACCTGTGAAGGTTTGA